One segment of Balaenoptera ricei isolate mBalRic1 chromosome 8, mBalRic1.hap2, whole genome shotgun sequence DNA contains the following:
- the LOC132370224 gene encoding LOW QUALITY PROTEIN: olfactory receptor 10Q1 (The sequence of the model RefSeq protein was modified relative to this genomic sequence to represent the inferred CDS: inserted 3 bases in 2 codons; substituted 1 base at 1 genomic stop codon), protein MEIGNGDKCARSPVLNQSGPTEFVFRVFTTVLECQALLFILFLLLYLMILCGNTAIIWAVXAHSALRTPMYFFRSNLSFLEICYTSVVVPLMLSHILEARKPIPLATRGTQMFLYVTLGSTDCFLLAVTAYDRYVAICHPLHXPLIMTQKLCIQMVVCAVGLALFLPLQLTSLIFPLPFCGHRREINHFLRDVPPVLRLACADTRLHQAVLYAVSLLVRTVPFVLISVSCVFITSAILRIRSAEGRHPAFSACFSHLTVVLLQCGCCSLVYLRPRSSTPEDEDRXLVYTSVTPLLNPLIYTLRNKDVKGVLRNAVISKAASDTN, encoded by the exons ATGGAGATTGGAAACG GAGACAAGTGTGCTAGAAGCCCTGTCCTCAACCAATCCGGCCCCACTGAGTTTGTGTTTCGAGTCTTCACCACCGTCCTGGAATGCCAGGCCCTCCtcttcatcctcttcctccttctctactTGATGATCCTTTGCGGCAATACAGCCATCATCTGGGCAGTGTAAGCACACAGCGCCCTCCGCACCCCTATGTATTTCTTCCGGTCCAATCTGTCTTTCCTGGAAATCTGCTACACCTCTGTTGTGGTGCCTTTGATGCTTTCCCACATTCTGGAGGCCCGGAAGCCCATTCCCTTAGCTACTCGTGGGACCCAAATGTTCCTTTACGTCACGCTTGGCAGCACTGactgttttctcttggcagtCACGGCCTATGACCGCTATGTGGCCATCTGCCACCCACTTC GACCACTCATCATGACCCAGAAGCTGTGCATCCAAATGGTGGTCTGTGCCGTGGGCCtggccctcttcctccccctgcaGCTCACCTCCTTAATCTTCCCCCTGCCCTTCTGCGGGCACCGCCGGGAAATCAACCACTTCCTGCGTGATGTGCCGCCGGTCCTGCGGCTGGCCTGCGCAGACACCCGCTTGCACCAGGCTGTCCTCTATGCCGTGAGCCTCCTCGTTCGGACCGTCCCCTTCGTCCTCATTTCTGTCTCCTGTGTGTTCATCACCTCCGCCATCCTGCGCATCCGTTCTGCTGAGGGCCGCCACCCAGCCTTCTCCGCCTGCTTCTCCCACCTCACCGTGGTCTTGCTGCAGTGTGGCTGCTGCAGCCTGGTCTACCTACGTCCACGGTCCAGCACCCCAGAGGACGAGGATCG CCTGGTCTACACTTCTGTCACCCCCTTACTCAACCCCCTGATTTACACTCTGCGGAACAAGGACGTCAAAGGCGTTCTGAGGAATGCCGTCATCAGTAAAGCAGCTTCTGATACCAACTGA
- the LOC132369995 gene encoding LOW QUALITY PROTEIN: olfactory receptor 10W1 (The sequence of the model RefSeq protein was modified relative to this genomic sequence to represent the inferred CDS: inserted 2 bases in 2 codons; substituted 1 base at 1 genomic stop codon), translating into MTWENRSVLTEFVFLAYPSHPELRVLSFLGISLVYTLFVIGNVLILVAIQTEACLHKPMYYFLSSLLGVEICYTAVVVPHILXNILQSAKTVPLLGCATQXFLTGSGSADRFLLAIMAYDRYLAICHPLRYPLILTLTLCVRLVAASVVIGLFLSLQLVVFIFSLPFCPARNIEHFFCDAQPVMRLVSANSLFRGQSALVATTLAIAVPFFFITTSYAFTVAAVLRIRSAAGRHRAFSTCSSRPTVVLLQHGCCTFMYRCPSSSYYPKRDQFVSLVYTLXTPVLNPFVYTLRTSGMKGAIGGVLTRNCLFQKS; encoded by the exons ATGACCTGGGAAAATCGCTCAGTGTTAACAGAATTTGTGTTCCTGGCCTATCCCTCCCACCCAGAGCTGCGTGTCTTGTCCTTCCTTGGGATCAGCCTGGTTTATACATTGTTCGTCATTGGGAATGTCCTCATTTTGGTGGCCATCCAGACAGAAGCCTGCCTACACAAACCCATGTACTATTTCCTGAGCAGCCTCTTGGGAGTAGAAATATGCTACACGGCTGTGGTGGTGCCCCACATCC GCAACATCCTACAGTCAGCGAAAACCGTCCCCCTCCTGGGCTGTGCCACTC TTTTTCTCACTGGATCTGGCAGTGCCGATCGCTTCCTCTTGGCTATCATGGCCTATGACCGGTATCTTGCCATTTGCCACCCCTTGCGATACCCTCTCATCCTGACTTTAACTCTTTGTGTCCGCTTGGTTGCGGCCTCTGTGGTCATTGGCTTATTCCTGTCCTTACAGCTAGTGGTCTTCATCTTCTCTCTGCCGTTCTGCCCGGCTCGGAATATAGAGCACTTCTTTTGTGACGCACAGCCAGTGATGCGTCTCGTTTCTGCCAATAGCCTCTTCCGTGGGCAGTCAGCGCTGGTGGCAACCACACTAGCCATAGCTGTGCCTTTCTTCTTTATCACCACCTCCTACGCCTTCACTGTGGCCGCCGTGCTCAGGATTCGCTCAGCAGCTGGCCGCCACCGGGCCTTCTCCACCTGCTCCTCCCGCCCCACTGTGGTCCTGCTGCAGCATGGCTGCTGTACCTTCATGTACCGGTGCCCCAGCTCCAGCTACTACCCCAAACGAGATCAGTTCGTCTCCCTGGTGTACACATTGTGAACCCCAGTTCTCAACCCATTTGTCTACACCCTGAGGACCAGTGGGATGAAGGGGGCCATAGGGGGAGTTCTTACCCGGAATTGCCTCTTCCAGAAAAGCTAG
- the LOC132369996 gene encoding LOW QUALITY PROTEIN: olfactory receptor 5B2-like (The sequence of the model RefSeq protein was modified relative to this genomic sequence to represent the inferred CDS: substituted 1 base at 1 genomic stop codon) — protein sequence MENGTEVTDFILVGLTNTPELQIPLFIVFTLIFLISAFGNLGMITLILLDSHLHTPMYFFIINLSLVDFGYSSAVTPKVMAGFLRGDKIISYNACAAQMFLFAAFASVENFLLASMAYDRYAAVCKPLHYTITMTTSVCTCLAIGSYAXGFLNASIHVGGTFSLSFCKSNVVHHFFCDIPAVMALSCSDKHISEMVLVLISSFNVFFALLVILISYLFILITVLKRHSAKGYQKGLSTCASHLSVVSIFYGTVIFMYLQPSSSHSMDTDKVASVFYAMVIPMLNPIVYSLRNKEVKSAFKKVLGNAKFSLAFGF from the coding sequence ATGGAGAATGGTACAGAGGTGACGGATTTCATCCTGGTGGGTCTAACCAATACCCCAGAACTTCAGATTCCTCTCTTTATTGTGTTcaccctcattttcctcatcagtGCTTTTGGAAACCTGGGGATGATCACATTGATCCTGTTGGACTCCCATCTCCACACCCCAATGTACTTTTTCATCATTAATCTGTCCTTGGTGGACTTTGGCTACTCCTCAGCTGTCACACCTAAAGTGATGGCTGGGTTCCTTAGAGGAGACAAGATCATCTCCTACAATGCATGTGCTGCTCAGATGTTCTTATTTGCAGCCTTTGCCAGTGTGGAAAATTTCCTCTTAGCCTCAATGGCCTATGACCGCTATGCAGCAGTATGTAAACCCCTCCATTACACCATCACCATGACGACAAGTGTGTGTACATGTCTGGCCATAGGCTCCTATGCATGAGGTTTCTTGAATGCTTCCATCCACGTTGGAGGTACATTCAGCCTTTCTTTCTGTAAGTCCAATGTGGTCCATCACTTTTTCTGTGACATTCCAGCCGTCATGGCTCTCTCTTGCTCGGATAAACACATTAGTGAGATGGTTCTTGTTTTAATTTCAAGCTTTAATGTCTTTTTTGCTCTTCTGGTAATATTGATTTCCTACCTTTTCATATTGATCACCGTCTTGAAGAGGCACTCAGCTAAGGGATACCAAAAAGGTTTGTCCACCTGTGCTAGTCACCTCTCTGTAGTCTCCATCTTCTATGGGACAGTCATCTTTATGTACTTACAACCCAGCTCCAGTCATTCCATGGACACAGACAAAGTGGCATCTGTGTTCTATGCTATGGTCATTCCCATGCTGAACCCTATCGTCTACAGCCTGAGGAACAAAGAGGTTAAAAGTGCATTCAAGAAGGTTTTGGGGAACGCAAAATTCTCTCTAGCCTTTGGATTTTAA